One segment of Choloepus didactylus isolate mChoDid1 chromosome 15, mChoDid1.pri, whole genome shotgun sequence DNA contains the following:
- the ZSWIM8 gene encoding zinc finger SWIM domain-containing protein 8 isoform X2 → MELMFAEWEDGERFSFEDSDRFEEDSLCSFISEAESLCQNWRGWRKQSAGPNSPTGGGGGGGSGGTRMRDGLVIPLVELSAKQVAFHIPFEVVEKVYPPVPEQLQLRIAFWSFPENEEDIRLYSCLANGSADEFQRGDQLFRMRAVKDPLQIGFHLSATVVPPQMVPPKGAYNVAVMFDRCRVTSCSCTCGAGAKWCTHVVALCLFRIHNASAVCLRAPVSESLSRLQRDQLQKFAQYLISELPQQILPTAQRLLDELLSSQSTAINTVCGAPDPTAGPSASDQSTWYLDESTLTDNIKKTLHKFCGPSPVVFSDVNSMYLSSTEPPAAAEWACLLRPLRGREPEGVWNLLSIVREMFKRRDSNAAPLLEILTDQCLTYEQITGWWYSVRTSASHSSASGHTGRSNGQSEVAAHACASMCDEMVTLWRLAVLDPALSPQRRRELCAQLRQWQLKVIENVKRGQHKKTLERLFPGFRPAVEACYFNWEEAYPLPGVTYSGTDRKLALCWARALPPRPGASRSGGLEESRDRPRPLPAEPTVRPKEPGAKRKGLGEGVPSSQRGPRRLSAEGGDKTLHKMGPGGGKAKALGGAGSGGKGSAGSGSKRRLSSEDSSLEPDLAEMSLDDSSLALGAEASTFGGFPESPPPCPPPGGPRGPSTFLPDPSDTYEEDGGVYFSEGPELPTPSARPLGLLPREICTRDDLPSTNECGNGLPKTKEAAPAVGEEDDDYQAYYLNAQDGAGGEEEKAEGGAGEEHDLFAGLKPLEQESRMEVLFACAEALHAHGYSNEASRLTVELAQDLLANPPDLKGKKNKVSTSRQTWVATNTLTKAAFLLTVLSERPEHHNLAFRIGMFALELQRPPASTKALEVKLAYQESEVAALLKKIPLGPSEMSTMRCRAEELREGTLCDYRPVLPLMLASFIFDVLCTPVVSPTGSRPPSRNWNNEMPGDEELGFEAAVAALGMKTTVSEAEHPLLCEGTRREKGDLALALMITYKDDQAKLKKILDKLLDRESQTHKPQTLSSFYSSSRPATASQRSPSKHGGPSAPGALQPLTSGSAGPAQPGSVAGAGPGPTEGFTEKNVPESSPHSPCEGLPSEAALALRPEGKVPSRLALGSRGGYNGRGWGSPGRPKKKHTGMASIDSSAPETTSDSSPTLSRRPLRGGWAPTSWGRGQDSDSISSSSSDSLGSSSSSGSRRASASGGARAKTVEVGRYKGRRPESHAPHVPNQPSEAAAHFYFELAKTVLIKAGGNSSTSIFTHPSSSGGHQGPHRNLHLCAFEIGLYALGLHNFVSPNWLSRTYSSHVSWITGQAMEIGSAALTILVECWDGHLTPPEVASLADRASRARDSNMVRAAAELALSCLPHAHALNPNEIQRALVQCKEQDNLMLEKACMAVEEAAKGGGVYPEVLFEVAHQWFWLYEQTAGGSSTAREGATSCSANGIRAAGEAGRGLPEGRGGPGTEPVTVAAAVTAAATVVPVISVGSSLYPGPGLGHGHSPGLHPYTALQPHLPCSPQYLTHPAHPAHPMPHIPRPAVFPVPSSAYPQGVHPAFLGAQYPYSVTPPSLAATAVSFPVPSMAPITVHPYHTEPGLPLPTSVACELWGQGTVSSVHPASTFPAIQGASLPALTTQPSPLVSGGFPPPEEETHSQPVNPHSLHHLHAAYRVGMLALEMLGRRAHNDHPNNFSRSPPYTDDVKWLLGLAAKLGDRHGDAAAAEPRSCPQPPARPGLPPTGAALPAGVHAVHPPPLDPPDPCRLRRLCERDPQCPQRLLLDAHGHDAVQRHPTEPQAQQTDQGVVAAGLTRDDHLLPLSLAPLGPYMGTQACGYGAPAHRGSESWLDRSSPLSSLVTQTGSCSWAVAWGQDVSDPRSLGLEETTLSGRGHWVASGIYLAFINI, encoded by the exons ATGGAGCTGATGTTCGCCGAGTGGGAGGATGGAGAGCGCTTCTCATTCGAGGATTCGGACCGCTTTGAGGAGGATTCGCTCTGTTCCTTCATCTCCGAGGCCGAGAGCCTCTGCCAGAACTGGCGGGGATGGCGCAAACAGTCAGCGGGGCCCAACTCTCCCACTGGCGGCGGTGGCGGAGGTGGCAGTGGCGGTACCAGAATGCGAG ATGGACTGGTGATTCCACTGGTGGAGCTGTCAGCAAAGCAGGTGGCATTTCACATCCCATTTGAAGTGGTAGAGAAAGTTTACCCCCCAGTGCCTGAGCAGCTACAGCTCCGAATTGCTTTTTGGAGCTTCCCTGAGAATGAAGAGGATATTCG GCTGTATTCGTGCCTGGCCAATGGCAGTGCAGATGAGTTCCAGCGAGGGGACCAGCTCTTCCGCATGAGGGCTGTGAaggacccattgcaaatag GGTTCCACCTGAGTGCTACAGTGGTGCCTCCCCAGATGGTCCCCCCCAAAGGGGCCTACAACGTGGCTGTGATGTTCGACCGCTGCCGGGTCACTTCCTGCAGCTGCACCTGTGGGGCTGGGGCCAAATGGTGCACCCACGTCGTGGCACTCTGTCTCTTCCGCATCCATAAC GCTTCTGCAGTCTGTCTGCGTGCCCCAGTCTCAGAGTCTCTATCACGGCTGCAGAGGGACCAGCTGCAGAAGTTTGCTCAGTATCTCATCAGTGAGCTCCCCCAGCAG ATACTCCCCACAGCCCAGCGTCTCCTGGATGAACTTCTCTCCTCCCAGTCAACAGCCATCAATACAGTGTGTGGAGCCCCAG ACCCCACAGCAGGGCCCTCAGCCTCGGACCAGAGCACTTGGTATTTGGATGAGTCAACACTCACCGACAACATCAAGAAGACACTGCACAAGTTCTGTGGTCCCTCCCCTGTGGTGTTCAG TGATGTAAACTCCATGTATCTGTCTTCCACGGAGCCTCCAGCTGCTGCTGAATGGGCCTGTCTGCTGCGCCCTCTGAGAGGCCGGGAGCCAGAGGGCGTTTGGAACCTGCTTAGCATTGTGCGGGAAATGTTCAAGCGGAGGGACAGTAATGCTGCCCCCTTGTTGGAAATCCTCACTGACCAGTGCCTCACCTATGAGCAA ATAACAGGTTGGTGGTACAGTGTGCGCACCTCAGCCTCCCACAGCAGCGCCAGTGGTCACACGGGCCGTAGCAATGGGCAGTCCGAGGTGGCAGCACATGCCTGTGCCAGCATGTGTGATGAGATGGTCACACTGTGGAGGCTGGCCGTGCTGGACCCTGCCCTCAGCCCCCAGCG CCGCCGGGAACTGTGTGCACAGCTGCGACAGTGGCAACTGAAGGTGATTGAGAATGTGAAGCGGGGGCAGCACAAGAAGACACTGGAGCGGCTCTTTCCTGGCTTCCGGCCGGCAGTGGAGGCTTGCTACTTTAACTGGGAAGAAGCTTACCCACTTCCTGGTGTCACCTACAGTGGCACAGATCGGAAGCTGGCACTGTGCTGGGCCCGGGCCCTGCCGCCTCGGCCAGGCGCTTCCCGCTCAGGGGGCCTGGAGGAATCCAGGGACCGGCCCCGACCTCTTCCTGCTGAGCCAACTGTGCGGCCCAAGGAGCCTGGGGCCAAGCGCAAGGGATTGGGTGAGGGGGTCCCCTCGTCACAGCGGGGTCCCCGCCGCCTCTCGGCTGAGGGGGGAGACAAAACCCTGCATAAGATGGGTCCAGGTGGGGGCAAAGCCAAGGCACTGGGCGGGGCTGGCAGTGGGGGCAAGGGCTCAGCAGGCAGCGGGAGCAAGCGAAGGCTGAGCAGTGAAGACAGCTCCTTGGAGCCAGATCTGGCGGAGATGAGCCTGGATGATAGCAGCCTGGCCCTGGGTGCTGAGGCCAGCACCTTTGGCGGATTCCCTGAGAGCCCTCCACCATGCCCTCCTCCTGGTGGCCCCCGAGGCCCTTCTACCTTCCTCCCTGACCCCTCAGATACCTATGAAGAAGATGGTGGCGTGTACTTCTCAGAGGGGCCTGAGCTTCCCACACCCTCTGCTCGCCCTCTTGGCCTACTGCCCAGGGAGATCTGTACCCGGGATGACCTCCCTTCCACCAATGAGTGTGGCAATGGTCTCCCCAAGACCAAAGAAGCAGCCCCTGCAGTTGGAGAGGAGGATGACGACTACCAGGCATATTATCTGAATGCCCAGGACGGGGCTGGGGGCGAGGAGGAGAAGGCCGAGGGTGGGGCCGGGGAGGAGCACGACCTGTTTGCCGGACTGAAGCCACTGGAACAGGAGAGCCGCATGGAG GTATTATTTGCCTGTGCTGAGGCCCTGCATGCGCATGGCTACAGCAATGAGGCCTCCCGTCTCACCGTGGAGCTTGCCCAGGACCTGCTAGCCAACCCACCCGACCTCAAG GGCAAGAAGAACAAAGTATCCACGAGCCGTCAAACCTGGGTGGCTACCAACACTCTGACCAAGGCAGCCTTCCTGTTGACAGTGCTAAGTGAGCGTCCAGAGCACCACAACCTGGCCTTCCGAATTGGCATGTTTGCCTTGGAGCTACAGCGGCCCCCGGCTTCTACCAAGGCCTTGGAG GTGAAACTGGCATACCAGGAGTCTGAGGTGGCCGCCCTGCTCAAGAAGATCCCTTTGGGGCCGAGTGAGATGAGCACCATGCGGTGCCGGGCAGAGGAGCTCCGGGAAGGGACACTCTGTGACTATCGGCCTGTGTTGCCCCTCATGCTGGCCAGTTTCATCTTTGACGTTCTCTGTACTCCAG TGGTTTCTCCCACGGGTTCCCGGCCCCCAAGTCGCAACTGGAACAATGAGATGCCTGGGGAtgaggagctgggatttgaagcaGCAGTTGCTGCCTTGG gcatgaaaacaacagtGAGCGAGGCAGAGCATCCCCTTCTGTGTGAGGGCACGCGTCGGGAGAAGGGTGACCTGGCACTGGCACTAATGATCACTTATAAGGATGACCAGGCCAAGCTCAAGAAG ATCTTAGACAAACTCTTGGACCGGGAGAGTCAGACTCATAAGCCACAGACGCTGAGTTCGTTCTACTCATCTAGCCGCCCTGCCACAGCCAGCCAGAGGTCTCCTTCAAAGCACGGGGGCCCGTCTGCTCCAGGGGCCCTGCAGCCACTGACCTCAGGCTCTGCAGGGCCTGCTCAGCCAGGGAGTGTGGCAGGGGCTGGGCCGGGCCCCACTGAGGGCTTCACAGAGAAGAATGTGCCTG AGAGTTCCCCACATTCCCCCTGTGAGGGCCTTCCATCTGAAGCAGCTTTGGCCCTAAGGCCAGAGGGAAAGGTTCCAAGCCGCCTGGCGCTTGGCAGTCGTGGAGGCTACAATGGACGGGGCTGGGGCTCCCCGGGACGGCCTAAAAAGAAGCACACTG GCATGGCCAGCATTGACAGCAGTGCCCCTGAAACAACATCGGATAGTTCTCCCACCCTCAGCCGAAGGCCACTTCGAGGGGGCTGGGCCCCCACCTCCTGGGGTCGAGGACAGGACAGTGACAGCATTAGCAGCTCTTCCTCGGACTCCCTGGGCTCCTCGTCCTCCAGTGGAAGTCGCCGGGCCAGTGCTAGTGGAGGGGCCCGGGCCAAAACAGTTGAAGTTGGCAG GTACAAGGGCCGCCGCCCCGAGAGTCATGCCCCCCATGTACCCAATCAGCCATCAGAGGCAGCTGCACACTTCTACTTTGAGCTGGCGAAGACGGTGCTGATCAAGGCAGGGGGCAACAGCAGCACTTCCATTTTCACACATCCATCTTCCTCAGGGGGCCACCAGGGTCCTCACCGCAACCTGCACCTTTGCGCTTTCGAGATTGGGCTTTATGCCCTTGGCCTGCACAACTTTGTTTCACCCAACTGGCTCTCACGTACCTATTCTTCCCACGTTTCTTGGATTACAG GTCAGGCTATGGAGATTGGCAGCGCAGCCCTGACTATATTGGTAGAATGCTGGGATGGGCACCTGACGCCCCCTGAGGTTGCATCCCTGGCTGACAGGGCATCACGGGCACGAGACTCGAATATGGTGAGGGCAGCAGCAGAGCTAGCCCTAAGCTGCCTGCCTCATGCCCATGCATTGAACCCCAATGAGATCCAGCGGGCCCTGGTGCAGTGCAAGGAGCAG GATAACCTGATGTTGGAGAAGGCCTGCATGGCAGTGGAAGAGGCGGCTAAGGGTGGGGGCGTGTACCCCGAAGTGTTGTTTGAGGTTGCTCACCAGTGGTTCTGGCTATATGAGCAAACAGCAGGTGGCTCATCCACAGCCCGTGAGGGGGCTACAAGCTGTAGTGCCAATGGGATCAGGGCAGCTGGGGAGGCTGGGCGGGGGCTGCCAGAGGGCAGGGGGGGCCCGGGGACTGAGCCAGTTACAGTGGCAGCAGCAGTGACAGCAGCAGCCACGGTGGTGCCAGTCATCTCGGTGGGGTCCAGTTTATATCCGGGTCCAGGACTGGGGCATGGCCACTCCCCTGGCCTGCACCCCTACACTGCTCTACAGCCCCATCTGCCCTGCAGCCCCCAGTACCTCACCCACCCAGCTCACCCTGCCCACCCCATGCCTCACATACCCCGGCCTGCCGTCTTCCCCGTGCCCAGCTCTGCATACCCACAG GGTGTGCATCCTGCATTCCTGGGGGCTCAGTATCCTTATTCAGTGACTCCCCCCTCACTTGCTGCCACTGCTGTGTCTTTCCCCGTCCCTTCCATGGCACCCATCACAGTACATCCCTATCACACAGAGCCAGGGCTCCCACTGCCCACCAGTGTGGCCTGTGAGTTGTGGGGACAGGGAACAG TGAGCAGTGTCCATCCAGCGTCCACGTTTCCAGCCATCCAGGGTGCCTCACTGCCAGCCCTGaccacccagcccagccccctggTGAGCGGGGGTTTTCCACCACCCGAGGAGGAGACTCACAGTCAGCCTGTCAACCCACACAGCTTACACCACCTGCATGCCGCCTACCGTGTTG gaaTGCTGGCACTGGAGATGCTGGGTCGCCGGGCACACAATGACCACCCCAACAACTTTTCCCGCTCCCCCCCATACACTGATGATGTCAAATGGTTGCTGGGGCTGGCAGCAAAGCTGG GAGATCGTCATGGAGACGCTGCAGCGGCTGAGCCCCGCTCATGCCCACAACCACCTGCGCGCCCCGGCCTTCCACCAACTGGTGCAGCGCTGCCAGCAGGCGTACATGCAG TACATCCACCACCGCTTGATCCACCTGACCCCTGCCGACTACGACGACTTTGTGAACGCGATCCGCAGTGCCCGCAGCGCCTTCTGCTTGACGCCCATGGGCATGATGCAGTTCAACGACATCCTACAGAACCTCAAGCGCAGCAAACAGACCAAGGAGTTGTGGCAGCGGGTCTCACTCGAGATGACCACCTTCTCCCCCTGAGCCTGGCCCCTCTAGGGCCCTATATGGGGACACAGGCCTGTGGCTATGGGGCCCCCGCACACAGGGGGAGTGAATCTTGGCTGGACAGATCATCCCCACTCAGTTCCCTGGTCACCCAGACTGGCAGCTGCTCATGGGCTGTAGCTTGGGGCCAAGATGTCTCAGACCCTAGAAGCCTAGGGTTGGAAGAGACAACTCTGTCGGGGAGGGGGCATTGGGTGGCCTCTGGTATTTATTtggcatttataaatatataa